In Paenibacillus ihbetae, the following are encoded in one genomic region:
- a CDS encoding carbohydrate ABC transporter permease has translation MDKVMSNKKVIALYVLPALLVIMAIVYIPIVLTAYYGLNEWNGIGAMTFIGLDNYQALLSDGKFWDSAWHSLLLAVFSALSLIVYLAVAMVLSSKIKGAGLFRKIYLIPMLLSSVAIAQLWLRMYHPTNGIVNSFLESIGITNPPAWLAEPSLVLYALFIPILWQYAGFYILIYYAALKNIPASLVEAAKIDGATSLQIAFRIKLPLIMEVIKVTIVLAVVGSLKYFDLIFVMTDGGPNGASEVMASYMYHTAFRAYDFGYGSAIGFFLLVICLLVTWVIRKLTATKDTIQYS, from the coding sequence TTGGATAAAGTAATGTCCAATAAAAAAGTCATTGCCTTGTACGTGCTGCCGGCTTTGCTTGTGATCATGGCGATCGTGTATATTCCAATCGTGCTTACGGCGTATTACGGCCTGAATGAGTGGAACGGCATCGGCGCGATGACGTTTATCGGGCTGGACAATTACCAGGCGCTGTTGTCCGACGGCAAGTTCTGGGACAGCGCATGGCACTCGCTGCTGCTTGCGGTATTTTCGGCGCTCAGCCTGATCGTCTACCTGGCAGTGGCGATGGTGTTGTCCTCAAAGATTAAAGGGGCAGGGCTGTTCCGCAAAATCTACCTGATTCCGATGCTGCTGTCTTCCGTAGCCATAGCGCAGCTGTGGCTTCGCATGTACCACCCCACGAACGGGATCGTGAACAGCTTCCTGGAGTCGATCGGGATCACGAACCCGCCGGCCTGGCTTGCCGAGCCCTCCCTGGTGCTGTACGCGCTGTTCATCCCGATTTTGTGGCAGTATGCGGGCTTTTACATTCTGATCTATTACGCCGCCCTCAAGAACATCCCGGCATCGCTGGTGGAAGCGGCGAAGATCGACGGGGCGACCTCGCTGCAAATTGCATTCCGGATCAAGCTGCCGCTCATCATGGAAGTCATCAAGGTAACGATTGTACTCGCCGTCGTCGGCTCCTTGAAATATTTCGACTTGATCTTTGTTATGACCGACGGAGGACCGAACGGCGCGAGCGAGGTTATGGCGTCCTATATGTACCATACGGCCTTCCGTGCTTATGATTTCGGTTACGGGAGCGCCATCGGCTTCTTCCTGCTGGTCATCTGTCTGCTGGTGACTTGGGTCATTCGGAAATTAACGGCAACCAAAGATACGATCCAATATTCATAA
- a CDS encoding extracellular solute-binding protein: MFNKKWTVLLLTLCLAVFAAGCGAGGGTEGAGGSDKSSGSGGEGEKVTVNFMHLWPAGVSAGQNKIVNQIIEDYQNENPNVTIKQEVLDNEQYKNKLKVLSASNELPDVGVTWAAGFLKPYVEGNLFAPVDDLLSGELNGKFVSGTTEAYAIDGKTYALPLEFNIAPVYYNKAIFEQYNLQVPQSYEEFKQIVKTLSDNGIAPVALGNKDRWTGSLWYMYLADRIGGQEALASAISGDGSFKDESLVQAAAEIQALVDGNAFVKGFNGLSNEEAKSEFLNGNAAMYMMGTWELPNFTTNEEIPKEFRDSVGFFKFPTVDGGKGDINSWVGGPGVGLFISQDSKVKEEAKKFVEYFVTKWGEQSVTGAGVIPATKVDTASLELPQLYIDLFNEMNQASSITLFADVQMEANAAETHLNMIQALFGKAVTPESFSDEHDKAVSKGK; the protein is encoded by the coding sequence GTGTTCAACAAAAAATGGACAGTTCTTCTTCTGACATTGTGCCTGGCTGTATTTGCGGCAGGCTGCGGAGCGGGCGGCGGTACCGAAGGGGCCGGCGGCAGCGATAAAAGCAGCGGCAGCGGCGGCGAGGGAGAGAAAGTAACCGTAAACTTCATGCATCTATGGCCTGCCGGCGTATCCGCGGGTCAGAACAAGATCGTTAACCAGATCATCGAGGATTACCAGAATGAAAATCCGAACGTGACGATCAAGCAGGAGGTGCTGGATAACGAGCAGTACAAGAACAAATTGAAAGTGCTTTCCGCATCGAATGAGCTGCCGGACGTCGGTGTAACCTGGGCAGCCGGATTTTTAAAGCCTTATGTGGAGGGCAATCTGTTCGCACCGGTCGATGATCTGCTCAGCGGCGAGCTGAACGGAAAATTCGTCTCGGGCACGACGGAGGCTTACGCGATCGACGGCAAAACTTATGCGCTGCCGCTGGAGTTCAACATTGCTCCGGTGTACTACAATAAAGCGATTTTTGAGCAGTATAACCTGCAAGTGCCGCAGAGCTATGAGGAATTCAAGCAGATCGTGAAAACGCTCTCCGATAACGGGATCGCACCGGTTGCGCTGGGCAACAAGGACCGCTGGACCGGCTCTCTCTGGTATATGTACCTCGCAGACCGGATCGGCGGACAGGAAGCACTGGCGAGCGCGATTAGCGGCGACGGTTCGTTTAAAGACGAATCCCTGGTGCAGGCAGCCGCGGAAATTCAGGCGCTGGTCGACGGCAATGCATTTGTCAAAGGGTTCAACGGCTTGTCCAACGAGGAAGCTAAATCCGAATTCCTGAACGGCAATGCCGCCATGTACATGATGGGAACCTGGGAGCTGCCGAATTTTACGACCAATGAAGAGATTCCGAAGGAATTCCGCGACAGCGTCGGATTTTTCAAGTTCCCGACGGTGGACGGCGGCAAAGGCGACATTAACAGCTGGGTCGGCGGTCCGGGCGTAGGACTGTTCATCTCCCAGGACTCCAAAGTGAAGGAAGAAGCCAAGAAATTCGTGGAGTACTTCGTCACGAAATGGGGCGAGCAATCGGTGACCGGCGCGGGCGTCATTCCGGCGACGAAGGTCGATACCGCATCGCTTGAGCTTCCGCAGCTGTATATCGACCTGTTTAACGAAATGAATCAGGCCAGCAGCATTACCTTGTTTGCGGACGTTCAGATGGAAGCGAATGCCGCCGAGACGCATTTGAATATGATTCAAGCCCTCTTCGGCAAAGCGGTCACGCCGGAGAGCTTCTCGGATGAGCACGACAAGGCCGTATCCAAAGGGAAATAA
- a CDS encoding response regulator transcription factor has product MKTILIVDDEPRTREGIRKTLEAWSSGRSRIETAASGVEALEWLQEHEAQLVVTDIRMPEIGGLELIERLQDLRHPPVIIVISGYSEFDYARKALQFGVVDYLLKPIDKRKLVEAVETALQRGDQKERVARMEKLVDPKLLEAAGQEKVYSVQVQEAMRYVDEHLQEQVSLKEVAEGLHLNASYFSVLFKEQTGLTFSEYLTRRRVQRAKELLAATPLSVAEIAEQVGYQTSKYFVKVFRDMEQVSPSQYRQSVTDAGEKIQ; this is encoded by the coding sequence ATGAAAACGATATTGATCGTGGACGATGAACCGAGAACTAGAGAGGGCATTCGAAAGACGCTGGAAGCATGGTCCTCCGGACGCAGCCGGATCGAGACCGCAGCCAGCGGCGTCGAAGCGCTGGAATGGCTGCAGGAGCACGAGGCACAGCTCGTTGTGACCGACATCCGCATGCCGGAAATCGGCGGGCTGGAGCTGATCGAGCGATTACAGGATCTGAGGCACCCTCCGGTGATCATCGTGATTTCCGGTTATTCGGAATTCGATTATGCCAGGAAGGCGCTTCAATTCGGCGTAGTGGACTATTTGCTCAAGCCGATCGATAAGCGGAAGCTCGTGGAAGCGGTGGAGACGGCGCTTCAGCGCGGCGACCAGAAGGAGCGCGTAGCGCGGATGGAGAAGCTCGTGGATCCGAAGCTGCTGGAGGCAGCAGGGCAGGAGAAGGTGTACAGCGTCCAGGTGCAGGAGGCGATGCGGTATGTGGATGAGCATCTCCAGGAGCAGGTATCCCTGAAGGAGGTGGCTGAAGGGCTTCACTTGAATGCGAGCTATTTCAGCGTATTGTTCAAGGAACAGACCGGGCTGACCTTCAGCGAATATTTGACAAGACGGCGCGTGCAGCGGGCGAAGGAGCTGCTGGCGGCCACGCCTCTGTCCGTGGCGGAAATCGCGGAGCAGGTCGGCTACCAGACATCCAAATATTTTGTCAAAGTGTTCCGGGACATGGAGCAGGTAAGCCCGAGCCAATATCGGCAGAGCGTGACGGATGCAGGAGAGAAGATCCAATAA
- a CDS encoding cache domain-containing sensor histidine kinase produces the protein MNRFGRLNTLRNQIFLGFMLVMVIVLALVGGFVYEQVSVLLRNNAEKHIQQTAVQATGKLDALLKQVDTLTAQVSTNATVQRFLTQETEGRPITFGERQSLQQEVRKYEAYATGIRSLELYTTDYRRLFPLDEGSLASRVRGDWIAMADERMGKLVWFGQDPRDQDVVVAMRRIRLVDRSFAHGGYLLVRLEKSYFELADTAGDTGQTREAMGLFDQAGHEISSDFDVAVDFREVLHREGETVTIGNEDYIAVQKQSEATGWTLVILTPVDYTTEGIAVLRTAVIVSGAVGALLFLILSFILTTMIIRPILKMIKSMRGARFGTLKPISVTSKTMEINELTNTYNQMVDSLNELIEVVYQKELIQSRTELKALQAQINPHFLFNTLEAFYWALDDQGEEELAQIVVAMSGLFRYVINRKDEDEWVMIGDELDHAERYLIIMKMRMLDRLSWRIEADEASRAVPIPKLLIQPIVENAILHGVEQRLGPGTVIVRAQPSERPGHTVVSVSDDGPGMDEATLASLYASMEKGHAPSSKNSGVGLSNVEQRLRLYYAAGQAGLRIQSETGAGTTVSFEIPNVYRRDSGEEEMHENDIDRGR, from the coding sequence ATGAACCGATTCGGCAGGCTGAATACGCTGCGAAATCAAATATTTCTAGGGTTCATGCTGGTGATGGTGATCGTGCTTGCGCTGGTTGGCGGGTTTGTATACGAGCAGGTATCCGTGCTGCTCCGGAACAATGCGGAAAAGCATATTCAGCAGACGGCCGTTCAAGCCACGGGCAAGCTGGACGCGCTGCTTAAGCAGGTCGATACGCTGACCGCCCAAGTGTCCACGAATGCCACGGTCCAGCGTTTCCTGACCCAGGAAACCGAAGGCAGGCCGATTACGTTCGGGGAGCGGCAGTCGCTGCAGCAGGAAGTTCGTAAATATGAAGCCTACGCGACAGGCATACGGTCGCTGGAGCTGTATACCACCGATTACCGGCGATTGTTTCCGCTGGATGAGGGAAGTCTAGCGAGCCGGGTGCGGGGCGATTGGATCGCGATGGCGGACGAGAGAATGGGCAAGCTTGTCTGGTTCGGGCAGGATCCCCGGGATCAGGATGTGGTCGTAGCCATGCGGAGAATCCGGCTGGTTGATCGATCCTTCGCCCACGGCGGCTACTTGCTCGTCCGGCTGGAGAAGAGCTACTTCGAGCTCGCCGACACGGCGGGCGATACGGGGCAAACCCGGGAAGCGATGGGGCTGTTCGATCAAGCCGGCCACGAGATTTCCTCCGATTTCGACGTGGCGGTGGATTTCAGGGAGGTTTTGCATCGCGAAGGCGAGACGGTCACCATAGGTAACGAGGATTATATCGCGGTGCAGAAGCAGTCGGAAGCCACGGGCTGGACGCTCGTGATTCTGACGCCGGTGGATTATACGACGGAAGGCATTGCGGTGCTGAGGACGGCGGTCATCGTATCCGGCGCGGTCGGCGCGCTGTTGTTCCTGATCCTTAGCTTTATCTTGACGACGATGATTATCCGGCCGATTCTCAAGATGATCAAGTCGATGCGCGGGGCCCGCTTCGGCACGCTGAAGCCGATCTCGGTCACCTCGAAGACGATGGAGATTAACGAGCTTACGAATACGTATAACCAGATGGTCGATTCGCTGAACGAATTGATCGAGGTTGTGTATCAGAAGGAGCTTATCCAGAGCCGGACCGAGCTAAAAGCGCTGCAGGCGCAGATTAACCCGCATTTTCTGTTCAACACCTTGGAAGCGTTTTATTGGGCGCTTGATGATCAGGGCGAAGAAGAGCTGGCTCAGATCGTAGTGGCGATGTCGGGCTTGTTCCGTTACGTGATCAACCGGAAGGATGAGGATGAGTGGGTGATGATCGGCGATGAGCTGGATCATGCCGAGCGCTATTTGATCATTATGAAGATGCGGATGCTGGACCGTCTCTCTTGGAGGATTGAAGCGGACGAGGCGAGCAGGGCGGTGCCGATCCCGAAGCTGCTCATCCAGCCGATCGTGGAAAATGCGATTCTCCATGGCGTGGAGCAGCGGCTCGGACCGGGTACGGTCATCGTACGGGCACAGCCATCCGAACGGCCGGGGCATACGGTGGTGTCCGTATCCGACGACGGGCCCGGCATGGACGAAGCTACCCTTGCGTCCTTGTATGCTTCCATGGAAAAAGGGCATGCGCCCTCCTCCAAAAACAGCGGCGTCGGCCTGTCCAACGTCGAGCAGCGCCTGCGGCTGTACTATGCTGCCGGACAAGCGGGCTTGCGCATTCAGAGCGAGACAGGTGCAGGAACCACCGTTTCATTTGAGATTCCGAACGTTTACCGTAGAGATTCCGGGGAGGAAGAGATGCATGAAAACGATATTGATCGTGGACGATGA
- a CDS encoding spore coat protein, with protein MNTIIEYLTGMNAMSDQAVATDFLISAKSGIHNYAVALTETASPEIKAVLRQHLQEAIDTHEQIIHYMIRKGYYHPYHIQEQLSLDLQTAQTALNLPLR; from the coding sequence ATGAATACGATCATTGAGTACTTAACGGGAATGAATGCCATGAGCGATCAGGCCGTGGCAACGGACTTCCTCATATCGGCGAAGAGCGGCATCCACAATTACGCTGTCGCCCTTACCGAAACAGCATCCCCCGAAATTAAGGCCGTCCTTCGCCAGCATTTGCAGGAAGCCATCGATACGCATGAGCAGATCATCCATTACATGATCCGAAAAGGATACTATCATCCGTATCACATTCAAGAGCAGCTCAGCTTGGATCTCCAAACGGCCCAAACCGCGCTTAACCTCCCGCTGCGATAG
- a CDS encoding zinc-dependent alcohol dehydrogenase: protein MKAVTYQGIKNIQVKEVPAPKIQKDDDIIVKLTLTAICGSDLHLIHGMIPNLAQDYVIGHEPMGIVEEVGPAVTKVKKGDRVIVPFTVSCGECFFCKNQLESQCDNSNPNGEMGAYFGYSDTTGGYPGGQAEYMRVPYGNFTPFRIPDDCEVEDEKLLMLSDAASTAYWSVDNAGVKDGDTVIILGCGPVGLLAQKFAWLKGAKRVIAVDYVNYRLEHAKRTNKVETVNFEQHEHVGEYLREITKGGADVVIDAVGMDGKMTPLEFLASGLKLHGGAMGALVIASQAVRKGGMIQITGVYGMRYNAFPLGDIFQRNVNIRTGQAPVIHYMPYLYDLIAKGKVDPADIITHKLPLDQAKHGYEIFDTKTDNCIKVVMKP, encoded by the coding sequence ATGAAAGCGGTCACGTATCAAGGCATTAAAAACATCCAGGTCAAAGAGGTCCCGGCACCTAAAATCCAAAAGGACGACGACATCATCGTCAAATTGACCCTAACCGCGATTTGCGGTTCGGATCTGCATCTCATTCACGGGATGATCCCGAATTTAGCCCAGGACTACGTGATCGGGCATGAGCCGATGGGCATCGTTGAAGAAGTGGGTCCGGCCGTAACGAAGGTGAAGAAGGGCGACCGGGTAATCGTGCCGTTCACGGTAAGCTGCGGGGAGTGCTTCTTCTGCAAGAACCAGCTGGAGAGCCAGTGCGATAATTCCAATCCAAACGGCGAGATGGGCGCATATTTCGGATACTCCGATACGACCGGCGGATATCCGGGGGGCCAGGCCGAGTATATGCGGGTGCCGTATGGAAACTTTACGCCGTTCCGGATTCCGGACGATTGCGAAGTGGAAGACGAGAAGCTGTTAATGCTGTCTGACGCCGCGTCGACCGCATACTGGAGCGTGGATAACGCCGGCGTGAAGGACGGAGATACAGTTATTATCCTCGGGTGCGGCCCCGTCGGGCTGCTCGCCCAGAAATTTGCATGGCTAAAGGGCGCCAAACGGGTCATCGCCGTGGATTACGTGAATTATCGGCTGGAGCATGCGAAACGCACCAACAAGGTGGAGACGGTCAACTTCGAACAGCATGAGCATGTCGGCGAATATTTGAGGGAGATCACGAAAGGCGGCGCCGACGTCGTAATTGATGCTGTCGGCATGGACGGGAAGATGACGCCGCTGGAGTTTTTGGCATCCGGTCTGAAGCTTCACGGAGGCGCTATGGGCGCGCTGGTCATCGCTTCGCAGGCGGTTCGCAAGGGCGGCATGATTCAGATTACGGGCGTATACGGGATGCGGTATAACGCCTTTCCGCTCGGCGATATTTTTCAGCGCAACGTCAACATCCGGACCGGACAAGCTCCCGTCATCCACTACATGCCGTACCTGTATGACTTGATTGCCAAGGGCAAAGTCGACCCGGCTGACATCATCACGCACAAGCTGCCGCTGGATCAGGCGAAGCATGGCTACGAAATTTTCGATACGAAGACCGACAACTGTATCAAGGTCGTTATGAAGCCCTAA
- a CDS encoding spore coat protein codes for MNQDYLDPINSEGMPDMANSFLALDFLLSVKTGVRNYAFALSETATPEVRSVLRAQLDRAISLHEELSQLMIDKGWLHPVDTGKQYQLDVKSAETTAQIARMKLFPDDTSRLGTFATPDY; via the coding sequence ATGAACCAGGATTACCTGGATCCGATCAATTCGGAAGGAATGCCGGATATGGCAAATTCCTTTCTGGCCCTGGATTTTCTGTTATCTGTCAAAACGGGTGTCCGCAACTATGCGTTTGCGCTGTCCGAGACGGCGACGCCAGAAGTGCGGAGCGTCCTGCGTGCGCAGCTGGACCGGGCGATCTCGTTACATGAGGAGCTTAGCCAGCTCATGATCGATAAAGGCTGGCTCCATCCAGTCGATACGGGCAAGCAGTATCAGCTTGACGTGAAATCGGCCGAGACGACGGCCCAAATCGCACGGATGAAATTGTTCCCGGACGATACGTCCCGTTTAGGCACGTTCGCGACACCGGATTACTGA
- a CDS encoding spore coat protein, whose product MDVRQPELAMHESMELHELLNFKTVCLAKSKMMQGLVFDQDLRALMQKDVEQSLQDIGELQSLYSQAPIQ is encoded by the coding sequence ATGGATGTGCGGCAACCAGAGCTGGCCATGCATGAATCCATGGAGCTGCATGAGCTGCTGAATTTTAAAACCGTCTGCCTCGCCAAATCCAAAATGATGCAGGGCCTGGTGTTCGACCAGGATCTTCGAGCCTTGATGCAAAAGGATGTGGAGCAGTCGCTGCAGGATATCGGCGAGCTGCAAAGTCTCTATTCCCAAGCACCCATTCAATAA